From the Planktothricoides raciborskii GIHE-MW2 genome, the window CGCCAGCGATGGTATTTCCACACGGGGTGATTTAGATCCCCAGGCGATCGCCAATCAGATTATCCAACGCTTAGACTGGGCACAAGAGAATGTCGAACCTTGTAGCGGACGGGTGCCGATTTTATTTACCTCTAAAGCGGCAGATATGTTGTGGGGGACGTTGCACGCGGCGTTAAATGGCAAACGAGTGCTCGAGGGTTCCTCTCCCTGGAGTGAATACAAGGGCACCCAGGTGACTCACGAGGCAATTACCATTTCCCAAGAACCGGATATCGGCCCATTTAGTTGTCCTTTTGATGATGAGGGCACGCCAACTCAGCATCTTGTGTTTATTCAAGATGGGGTATTGCAAAATTTTTATTGCGATCGCACCACGGGCAGACTACTGGGTCAACAGACTACGGGCAATGGGTTTCGCCCTGGGTTGGGCAGTTATCCCACCCCCGGTCTATTTAATTGGTTAGTGAAACCAGGCGATCGCTCTTTCATGGATTTAATCGCCGAACTTGAAGATGGCATCATTGTGGATCAAATCCTCGGCGGTGGTGCAGGTATTTCTGGGGATTTTTCTATCAATGTGGACTTAGGCTATCGGGTGAAAAAAGGCCAAATCATTGGCCGAGTCAAAGACACAATGGTAGCAGGAAATGTCTACACCGCTTTAAAGCAATTGATGCAACTGGGTGCTGACGCGGAATGGAATGGGTCTTGTTACACCCCTTCATTAATTGTCGGCGGTTTATCAGTCACCGGGCGGCAACTATAAAGTTATTGGTAGGAGCGCCAGTAGGGGCGAGAAAGCTTTCTCGCCCCGATTTTTTATTTTTTGATGATTGGTTACTGATGATTGCATGGCTGGGGCAAGCTTCTTTATTCGTTATTGGTGATTAGTTATTTACCCTAAATAACTAATCACCAATAACGAATAAATAATCAAAATAATTAACAATTCTTAATTGTTTTGAGGAATTTTCGGGCAATTTAGTAATATTACTTAGTCTATTCGGCCAATTACTTAAAGAAGTGTAACAGTTCTTGACAAAGTAGGGAGACTCGGTAACGCTCGGTGATAACATTCGATGAAAATTGCGTAAAAATTTTTGGCAAGCGAGAACCATCTATGGCAGAAACCCTGACAGGACAACCTCCAAAGTTCGGTGGCAGCACCGGCGGCTTGTTGAGCAAAGCAACCCGTGAAGAAAAATATGCAATCACTTGGACTAGCAAAAAAGAACAAGTGTTTGAAATGCCCACAGGCGGCGCGGCAATTATGAATGAAGGGGAAAACCTTCTTTATGTCGCCCGTAAAGAGCACGCTTTGGCTTTGGGTACTCAATTGCGTACCAAATTCAAGCCCAAAATCGAGGATTACAAAATCTATCGGATTTATCCCAGTGGAGAAACCGAGTATCTCCATCCCAAGGATGGCGTGTTCCCCGAAAAAGTGAACGAAGGTCGTCCCTATGTAGGTAAGATCGATCGCAAGATTGGCAACAATCCCGAACCTGCCACACTGAAGTTCAGCGGCAAAAATCCTTACGACGCCTAGTTGTTTGGCCGATCGCCTAGTTCTACTGACAAATCCTTTGTCATAAACCGTGGGAAGGTAGCACAGTTGTGCTACCTTCC encodes:
- a CDS encoding TldD/PmbA family protein — its product is MGSGSLHSEELAIALLELAQRSGAEAAEVLQSRSHCSPVFFEANRLKELQSSESEGTALRVWRNSRPGIAVAYGPVNPQVLVDRALSLSELNQPETIELTQGTTIAYADDGKAVLVEQLLSWGKEAILRVREVYPDVLCTVDCDCELESTRLINSLGLDVRHQDTTLHFAMSVDWVRGDDFLTASDGISTRGDLDPQAIANQIIQRLDWAQENVEPCSGRVPILFTSKAADMLWGTLHAALNGKRVLEGSSPWSEYKGTQVTHEAITISQEPDIGPFSCPFDDEGTPTQHLVFIQDGVLQNFYCDRTTGRLLGQQTTGNGFRPGLGSYPTPGLFNWLVKPGDRSFMDLIAELEDGIIVDQILGGGAGISGDFSINVDLGYRVKKGQIIGRVKDTMVAGNVYTALKQLMQLGADAEWNGSCYTPSLIVGGLSVTGRQL
- a CDS encoding photosystem I reaction center subunit II PsaD; its protein translation is MAETLTGQPPKFGGSTGGLLSKATREEKYAITWTSKKEQVFEMPTGGAAIMNEGENLLYVARKEHALALGTQLRTKFKPKIEDYKIYRIYPSGETEYLHPKDGVFPEKVNEGRPYVGKIDRKIGNNPEPATLKFSGKNPYDA